The proteins below are encoded in one region of Schistosoma mansoni, WGS project CABG00000000 data, chromosome 1 unplaced supercontig 0034, strain Puerto Rico, whole genome shotgun sequence:
- a CDS encoding XP_018645020.1 encodes MYFLRGHLPWQGLKANTKKQKYERIYEKKLATSPEALCKGYPVEFEKYLHFARGLAFDSLPDYVFLRGIFRRLFQSLNFVLDYVYDWALLGTNSSNTSQSIMNANPECEDNANQHQNNAECQGIDSTVGAAQCALPAPQVYGNHNHHNIPVQQPQQVLPHAHSREGVQQSTFHSQFVNQSGNSGTQTNAYNAPGTSVEYGMRCMPTEMRR; translated from the coding sequence GCAAATACTAAAAAGCAAAAGTACGAACGTATATATGAGAAGAAACTAGCTACGTCACCTGAAGCCCTATGTAAAGGTTATCCTGTAGAATTCGAAAAATATTTGCATTTCGCTCGTGGTCTAGCTTTTGACAGCCTTCCGGACTATGTATTTTTAAGAGGAATTTTCCGCCGTTTGTTTCAAAGCCTCAATTTTGTTCTCGACTATGTTTATGACTGGGCACTTCTGGGTACAAATTCGTCTAATACTAGTCAGTCAATAATGAATGCTAATCCAGAGTGTGAAGATAATGCGAATCAGCATCAAAATAATGCAGAATGTCAGGGAATCGATAGCACAGTGGGGGCAGCTCAATGTGCGCTCCCAGCACCTCAAGTATATGGAAATCATAACCATCATAATATACCTGTTCAGCAGCCTCAGCAAGTGCTTCCACATGCACACAGCCGTGAAGGAGTTCAGCAATCAACATTTCATTCCCAATTTGTTAATCAGTCTGGAAATTCAGGCACCCAAACAAATGCGTATAATGCTCCTGGCACAAGTGTAGAGTATGGTATGCGTTGTATGCCCACAGAAATGCGCCGTTAA